A region of the Candidatus Eisenbacteria bacterium genome:
CTATCGGGAGTTCACGGCCGCCTACACGCATCGTGTCGCGGGGTGGATCGATCTTTCGGCGGCGGCGCGCGCGGCGGATTTCGGCGAGTACGCCGTCGCGAACAGTTCGAGCGGCGCCGCTCTTCTCGGCTCGGGGCGCGTCTTCGAGATCGGCGGCGGTGCGGAAACGGATCTTACCGCCCGTCTTCGCCTCCTCCTCCGCGCCGCGCGTCTCTTCGGGGAGGCCGAAGGGGGAGCGGTCGACCTCACGGGCCTCGACCTCGGGGCCGCGATCCGATGGAACTACTGACCACATTCCACGCGCTCGGAGCGAGCCTCCGCATGCGCGGGGGTGCGCGGATCGTCGTTCTCCTCGCGGGGGCGCTCCTCGGCATGAGCGCCGCAGCGCGCGCGGAGCCGCCTTCTTCGCCGGCCACGTGCGCCGCGACGGACACGCTCTGCGGGCGGGTCCGGATCACTTGGGAGGCTCCCGCAGAGGGCGGGGCGGTCGAGGAATACGACATCCGCCGCGACGGCGCATGGATCGGCTCTGCTGGGAGCGGGGTCCGGTTCTTCATCGACGAGCAGGCCTCGCCGAACGTCGATCACGCCTACGCGGTGCGGGCGCGGAACGCGGACGGCGATTCACCTCCGTGCGAGTCGATCGGCCGTTCGCTGACGGCGCCCGATCCCCCCGCCTCCTTCTCCGCCTCGCGGGACCTCTGCGGGATCGTGCGCCTCGCGTGGGAGGCGCCCGCCGGCGGGGGGCCGGTGCGGGGATATCGGATCGCCCGAAGCAGCCCGCCCGGAGGCTCGTTCGATCTCTCCGCGGGCTTGCGCTTCTACGAGGACGCGCCCGGCGTCGACGGCGTTCTCTACACGATTCGAGCCTTCAACTGTGAAGAATCAGTTGCTCTCCAGGACACCGGCCGCTTCGTCGCTTCTCCCCCGCTTCCTCCCTCGTCTTGCGCCGCGGCGTTCGAGTCGTGCTCGTCCCTTCGGGTTTCCTGGTCGCCCGTGTCCGGGGCGGCGTCCGGATATGTCGTTCTTCGCGGGGGCGGAATCGTCGTCGATTCGGTCGGACCGGCCGACACGACTGTGCTCGCGACAGGCCTCGGTGCCGGAATCGACCACACGTTTCTCGTCTTTTCGGTGAACGACTGCGGCCGCTCGGCCCTTCCGTGCTCGGCGAGCGCTCCAATCCCGGGGCCGATCGGAGCGCCTCCGCCCGGATCGTGCTCCGCGACGAGGGACTCGTGCGCCGGAATCGAGATTTCTTGGACATGGGCGCCCTCGGAGGCGGAGTGGTTCCGCGTGATGCGCACCGACAACGGGATGCTCGTCGGCACGGTCGACGCGGGGACGAACCGCATCATCGACACGTCGGTCGCGCCGGGCGACACCGCCCGCTACTCGGTCCGCGCGGGGAACCGGTGCTTCGTCTCGACCGATTCGTGCACGACCTTCGGGGTTCGTCCCGCTCTCCCTTCGGCGCCGCTTCAGTGTTCGGCGTCGACCGACCGATGCGGCCAAATCCGCCTCTCGTGGCTCTGGCCGTCGGAGTACCTCAACCAGAATATCCAAGGATTTCGGATCTACCGGCGGAGGGTGGATCAACCTTCCGCTCCGTGGGATCTGTTCACCGCTCCTCCCCGAATCGGCGTGTCGACCTGGGACGACTCGAACGTGGACCCTCTTGTGAACTACATCTACCGGATCGCGGCGTACAGCCGGTGCGGGGAGACGTCGGAAGGCTGTCTCGTGACGGGGCGGGCGGAAGATGCGCCCGCCGTCGGCGCGCTGATCTTACCGGCCGACGGCGCGTCCAATCTTCAGCTCCCTGTGCGGCTCGAATGGCAGTCTCGCGCGCGGGCGACCTCGTACCGCTTGGAGATCGCGACCGACGCCGCGTTCACGGATACGGTGGTCAACACGATTCTCGCCGGCACCGCATACGATCTCGCAGAGGTGAGCGCGCTCGGGACCTTTCATTGGCGCGCCCGCGCGCGGAACGCGTGCGGGGAGGGCCCGCTCTATCCCGCGCGCTCGTTCACCGTCTCCGCCGTCCCGGGCCTCACGGTCGTCTCGGGCTCGACGTCGTTCTCCTTCGGGAACGGGGTCGACTCGGTCTTCGCCGACTCGGTGCTCGTTCTCGAAAACCGATGGACCGGGCATCTCGCGTGGATCACCCAGGACACGCTTCCGTGGATCACATTCATGCCGCCGACGGGGAGCCTCGCGCCGGGCGGGCGGGTTTCCGTGGTGGTTTCGGTCGGGGACCATCGATGCGGCACCGCGTACGCCGATACGGTTTACGTCGAAACGAATCCAGTTCCTCCCGGGCACGCGCCGATCCCCCTCGCGGTGTCTCTCCTGTCGGAGGCGAGGCCGGCGGGAGACGTGAACTGGGACTGCTCGCTCGGCGCGGACGACGCGGGCCGCGTCCTCGAAGCTCTTCTCGGCGAGACGCTCTCCTCGGCGGCGGAGAGCACCGGGGCCGACGCGAACGGCGACGGAAGGATCAACGTGGCGGACGCGGTCTTCCTCGGGCGTCTTCTTCTCGAGGCCCCTCCTCGCGGACCGGAGAAGGAGGGCCGCGTCGACCTTGCGTTCGCGCCGAACGATTCGATGGTTGAGGTGTCGACCGATTTCCGACTGCGAGCGGTCCGGTTTCTCTTCGGCGCGGCCGCGGAAGACCTGCCGCGGCTTCAGCCGGGCGATCGGGAGCGCTCGTTCGTGCGCGTCGATCCCGCAAGCGGAAGGGGGGCGGTCTTCTGGTTCACTCTCGAGGAGGAGGGGAGCGAGAGAGCGCGCCTCCTCGAGGTGGAGGGACCGGGCGCCATCGGCTCACTCGACGCGCGGTGGATCGAGATCGCCGGAAGCGGGGGAGAGCTTGTCCGTCTCTCGCTCGGCGGGCGGGTTCTCGCGCCCGCGGCTCCGAGCCGTCTCTCGCTCGGCGAGGTTCGCCCGAACCCGTTCAACGCTCTCGCGGCGATTCCGTTCGCGCTCCCCGAGCCCGCGCGCGTCCGGATCGCGGTCCACGACGTCCGTGGCGCGCTCGTCCGAACCCTTCTCGACGAGACCCGCGAGGCGGGGTTCCACGAGATTCGGTGGGCCGGTGACACGAACGCGCTCCGCGCGGCCCCCTCCGGCGCGTACTTCATCCGGATCGAGGCGGGAGGGGAGTCGGCGACCCGGCGCGCGCTGCTCGTTCGGTAACGGCGGCGCCCCGCCGGCCCGACCGATCCGGCCTTCCCACGAGCGACCCCGCAGCCGGCGTGCTTCTTCAACCTCTTTCCCTTCAGCAAGTTGACGGATCGGCCGATGCGTTCCCGGCGTCCCGGCCCGAGGTCTCAAGCTGGCCGCGAGAGAGGCCTGGAAAAGCGGCGCAACCTGTGGTAAAATCCACAGTTGTAACATCCCGGGGTCCTTGAACCTTGAGCGTGGGGGAAACGAGAATGAACAGACTGGTACCCGTGGTCCTGCTTCTTTGCGCCTTTGGGGGGGGGCGGCCGCCGGAGCAGTCGCTCGTGGCCGTCAGCAACCCCGAGCCGGGCGCGACGCGCGCGCTTCTCGACGCCGGGCTCACCGTCGTCCGCGACATGGAGCGGTATCTCCTCGTGGTCGCCGACGAGGTCGAGCTCGCGCGGCTCGGCGATCTTGGAATCCGCTACGAAGTGCTCGATCCGTCGATGGACGGGAAGACCTATTACACCGCGACGATGAGGAACGCGTCCGAGCTCCCCACGCTCCGTTCCCTCGTCCGCGTGCTCCGGTCCGACCCCTTCGACGCGGTGATCGAGGCGACCGAGGAAGAAGCTCTGGGCGCCGTCGCGGCCGGCTTCGAGATCGCCCGTGTCTTCGTCCGCCCGATCCGGCTTTCGCGCGAGTCGGACGGCGGGAGGCTCTCGAAGACGATGACCGCCGACCCGTTCATCCAGACGATGGTCGACTCGGTCTCCGGAACGCTCGTCGATTCGTACGTGCAGCGACTCCAGGATTTCAAGACGCGCTACTGCACGACGGACAGCTGCCAGGCGGCGGCGAACTGGATCAAGGCGAAGTTCGAGTCGTTCGGGATCGACAGCGTCCACTTCCACGCGATCGGCGGGAACTACAAGCCGAACGTGGTGGCGACGATTCCGGGTAAGGGGGACCCGACCAAGGTGGTCGTCCTCGGCGGGCACTACGATTCGACCTCTCCCTCTCCGACCACGAACGCGCCCGGCGCGGACGACAACGCCTCCGGAACGGCGTGCGCGATCGAGGCGGCGCGCGTTCTGGCTTCGTACGACTTCAACCATACGATCACGTTCATCGCGTTCGGCGCCGAGGAGGTCGGGCTCTATGGGAGCGAGGCGTACGCGAGCGACGCGGCGGCGCGCGGGGACGACATCATCGCGGCGATCGCCGTCGACATGATCGGCTATCTCGCGAGCGGCGACGCGTTGGACCTCGACATCATCGACAACACGGGCTCGGTCTGGATCCGCGACGCGGCCTTCCAGGCGGCGGCCGACTACGTCCCCGGCTTCGCGCTCGTCGACGGATCGCTTCCGGGCGGGGCGAGCAGCGATCACGCCTCGTTCTGGGCGAACGGCTACGACGCGATCCTGTTCTTCGAGGACACGGGGAACTACAGCCCGTACATCCACACGACCAACGACCTCGTCGGCCCGAGCTACAACAGCCCGACCCTCGCGCGGAACTCGGTGAAGACCGCGGTCGGGCTCGTCGCGACGCTGGCCGAGCCGTTCCGCGTGGGGATCGTCCACACGCCCCTTGCGGACACCGAGGACTACACGAACCCGTATCGAGTGGTCGCGTCGATCAGCGCGGCGGGGGCCTTGAACGCGGATT
Encoded here:
- a CDS encoding M20/M25/M40 family metallo-hydrolase, giving the protein MNRLVPVVLLLCAFGGGRPPEQSLVAVSNPEPGATRALLDAGLTVVRDMERYLLVVADEVELARLGDLGIRYEVLDPSMDGKTYYTATMRNASELPTLRSLVRVLRSDPFDAVIEATEEEALGAVAAGFEIARVFVRPIRLSRESDGGRLSKTMTADPFIQTMVDSVSGTLVDSYVQRLQDFKTRYCTTDSCQAAANWIKAKFESFGIDSVHFHAIGGNYKPNVVATIPGKGDPTKVVVLGGHYDSTSPSPTTNAPGADDNASGTACAIEAARVLASYDFNHTITFIAFGAEEVGLYGSEAYASDAAARGDDIIAAIAVDMIGYLASGDALDLDIIDNTGSVWIRDAAFQAAADYVPGFALVDGSLPGGASSDHASFWANGYDAILFFEDTGNYSPYIHTTNDLVGPSYNSPTLARNSVKTAVGLVATLAEPFRVGIVHTPLADTEDYTNPYRVVASISAAGALNADSLLVRYDAGSGFQTVPLAPTGNPEEYEGFIPAQMPGTFVSYYLVAEDTGGYRKTHPSTAPASVHRFFVGTVVTVIEDDFEIDRGWTAGVPGDNATTGIWERGDPQGTTSGGAQCQPEDDHTPAPGVNCYVTGRLAGSSAGSYDVDGGKTTLLSPAYDLSEYTIAFVSYWRWYTNSLGASPGEDYWRVQASDDGGTNWVYLENTTESRNSWTRYSFPLHEFIDLTSNVRFRFIAADEGSGSLVEAAVDDFAISIWDFSTAVAGAGDAAPKRPVLAQNVPNPFNPSTEIRFSVPAPGQKATLRVYDVAGREVRTLVQNEKISGSRSVTWNGTNEKGEPVGSGIYLYRLEVGGESLSRKLVLVR